One segment of Pirellulaceae bacterium DNA contains the following:
- a CDS encoding tripartite tricarboxylate transporter substrate-binding protein, with translation MIHLRLIVSHSRIGQLLCFLSCFFVVAPSARAADFPAKPIKIIVYTGPGGLIDTTARKFTEIAEKYVDATLIVENKPGAGGIVAMEKVIQLPADGYTLYACTKSNIAKIVSSNRTNYIDDFDWIAMLMADPECIITRADDPRSNWSTLVEDARARPGKQVWLGPAFGGLDHVMALKTWKKFDISARWIPFGGGGVAKAALLGDQGVAYVGNPRDAAGNPQLKISVISNPTRLPQYPDTPIFSDFGVQGLDREFMWRGFAIKSGVPPDVLAWYRRLFRKVNQDTDWRKFWERDGIEVVYYDEKKFTPIVESDRDEFQHYLSILQNAESPDLAKRTKQRGESTNLIMLLLAVLANGMIAIGLIARGQTARLGYILIPSLTLSVAFLFFAAAMRFPQTDDVGAAAVPQLWSVLIVPFAILLICQTVRNQDQIEKSKRIDLVWKFATLLAAYVAIIIYTGYYFGSFVFLLVAMSMLGLNRFRLALGVTLAWLVFAYLAFARMLYVPLPTGRLFEPFL, from the coding sequence ATGATCCACCTCAGACTTATCGTCAGCCATTCTCGTATTGGTCAGCTGCTTTGCTTCCTCAGCTGCTTTTTTGTTGTCGCCCCATCGGCGCGCGCCGCTGATTTCCCAGCCAAGCCGATCAAAATCATTGTCTACACTGGCCCGGGTGGGTTGATCGACACGACAGCTCGGAAGTTCACAGAGATCGCAGAGAAGTATGTCGACGCGACACTCATCGTGGAGAATAAGCCCGGTGCAGGTGGAATCGTGGCGATGGAAAAGGTGATCCAACTGCCTGCGGACGGGTACACACTTTACGCTTGCACCAAGTCGAACATCGCCAAAATCGTCTCGTCCAATCGCACCAACTACATCGACGATTTTGACTGGATCGCCATGTTGATGGCGGATCCAGAGTGCATCATCACCCGAGCCGATGACCCGAGGTCCAACTGGTCAACTCTCGTCGAGGATGCTCGAGCGCGCCCTGGCAAACAAGTGTGGTTGGGACCGGCCTTCGGCGGTCTGGATCATGTCATGGCTCTGAAAACCTGGAAAAAATTCGACATCAGTGCGAGATGGATTCCGTTCGGTGGCGGCGGTGTAGCCAAGGCAGCACTCCTGGGGGATCAAGGAGTGGCCTACGTCGGAAACCCTCGTGACGCAGCAGGCAATCCTCAATTGAAGATCTCCGTCATTTCAAACCCGACGCGTCTGCCGCAATACCCCGACACGCCAATCTTTTCAGACTTCGGTGTGCAAGGGCTGGACCGCGAGTTCATGTGGCGAGGTTTTGCCATCAAATCGGGCGTTCCGCCAGACGTCTTAGCATGGTATCGCCGACTATTCCGCAAAGTCAATCAGGATACCGATTGGAGAAAATTCTGGGAACGTGATGGGATTGAAGTTGTGTACTATGACGAAAAAAAATTCACTCCAATCGTCGAGAGCGATCGCGATGAGTTCCAACACTACCTATCCATCTTGCAAAATGCCGAATCACCCGACCTTGCGAAACGAACGAAACAGCGAGGCGAATCGACGAATCTAATCATGCTTCTGCTCGCCGTACTTGCCAACGGCATGATCGCCATCGGGTTGATCGCTCGAGGGCAAACAGCCAGGCTCGGCTACATCCTGATTCCTTCCCTTACCTTAAGCGTCGCGTTTTTGTTTTTCGCCGCCGCAATGCGTTTCCCCCAAACAGACGATGTGGGAGCTGCAGCCGTACCTCAGTTGTGGTCCGTCCTCATTGTTCCATTCGCGATCTTGCTGATCTGTCAAACAGTTCGCAATCAAGATCAGATTGAAAAATCGAAACGAATCGATCTTGTCTGGAAGTTCGCCACACTGCTGGCTGCTTATGTGGCAATCATAATCTACACCGGTTACTATTTCGGTTCCTTTGTGTTTTTGCTGGTCGCGATGTCGATGCTTGGATTAAATCGTTTCCGGCTTGCTTTAGGAGTCACGCTGGCGTGGCTTGTATTTGCGTATCTCGCGTTCGCTCGAATGTTGTATGTGCCCCTGCCAACAGGCAGACTCTTTGAGCCATTTCTGTAA
- a CDS encoding tripartite tricarboxylate transporter permease: MDLLQNLGGGFEFVIGLLPLLTITAGVCIGILIGAMPGLSPSMGVALLVPFTYPMSPTLALVFLAAVYLAADYGGSITAVTINAPGTPSAAVTAFDGYPLTKADKPGIALGISLIASTVGGLIGTLILILFSVPLAQVAISFRPQDYFALAVFGLSSLASVGGKDWGKVLLMALLGLLINTVGEDPISGVRRFTFGISQLYDGFPLIPALIGLFAISEVLMQIEAQNLAATHIDQTQNHWPRLREYWKLKVVIVRSSFIGTVIGIFPGAGATIASFVSYDAAKRLSKEPEKFGHGAHEGVAAAEAANSSSVGGALVPLLTLGIPGSASTAVLIGALMVHDVVPGPQLFETHPEIVYGLFASLLVANLILLVLGLFGSRLWVAVTAVPKRILFPLILAASVVGSYSVGYSMFDVGCCLAFGLLGWILRRHQYPVVPIVLAMVLGDVLEENFRRAVIRDGYSIFFRSPVCATILAISVFSIAIPVWKRRIQNRSKAQ; encoded by the coding sequence ATGGACTTATTACAGAATCTTGGCGGTGGTTTCGAGTTCGTGATTGGCTTACTCCCCTTGCTGACAATCACCGCGGGCGTTTGCATTGGAATCCTGATTGGGGCGATGCCTGGCTTATCACCGTCGATGGGGGTGGCCTTGTTGGTCCCCTTCACCTATCCAATGTCACCGACCTTGGCTCTGGTTTTCCTCGCAGCCGTTTATCTGGCGGCCGATTATGGCGGTTCCATTACCGCGGTGACCATCAACGCGCCCGGCACGCCATCGGCTGCGGTAACCGCATTCGACGGCTATCCGCTCACGAAAGCCGACAAACCGGGCATTGCACTCGGCATCTCGCTAATCGCTTCCACCGTTGGAGGTTTGATTGGAACGTTGATCCTAATCCTCTTCTCTGTACCGCTCGCCCAAGTTGCGATTTCATTTCGCCCACAGGACTACTTCGCGCTCGCTGTTTTCGGATTGTCAAGCCTCGCATCAGTGGGTGGTAAGGACTGGGGTAAGGTTTTACTGATGGCCTTACTGGGATTGCTCATCAATACAGTTGGCGAGGACCCAATATCAGGGGTGCGACGGTTTACGTTCGGCATCTCCCAGTTATATGACGGATTCCCGCTGATCCCTGCATTAATCGGACTGTTTGCCATCAGCGAGGTTTTGATGCAAATCGAGGCCCAAAATCTTGCGGCCACCCATATCGATCAAACGCAAAACCATTGGCCAAGACTTCGAGAGTATTGGAAACTTAAGGTGGTGATCGTGCGTTCTTCATTCATTGGTACGGTCATCGGAATCTTCCCAGGTGCGGGCGCAACCATCGCTTCCTTTGTTTCCTACGACGCCGCAAAACGGCTCAGCAAAGAACCGGAAAAATTCGGCCACGGTGCTCATGAAGGTGTTGCAGCAGCAGAAGCCGCCAACAGCAGTTCTGTCGGCGGGGCGCTCGTTCCACTGCTCACCTTAGGAATTCCCGGCAGCGCTTCAACAGCGGTCTTGATCGGTGCATTGATGGTTCATGACGTCGTGCCGGGACCTCAATTGTTTGAAACGCATCCGGAAATCGTTTACGGACTGTTCGCAAGCCTGCTGGTTGCCAATCTGATACTCCTAGTCCTGGGACTGTTTGGCAGCCGTCTGTGGGTTGCAGTAACGGCAGTCCCAAAACGGATTCTCTTCCCTCTCATTTTGGCTGCATCAGTTGTGGGAAGTTATTCCGTCGGCTATTCGATGTTCGATGTGGGCTGTTGCCTGGCTTTCGGCCTATTGGGCTGGATCTTGAGACGACATCAATACCCCGTCGTACCCATTGTTCTCGCCATGGTGCTCGGTGACGTACTCGAAGAAAACTTTCGTCGAGCTGTGATTCGCGATGGTTACAGTATTTTCTTCCGAAGTCCCGTCTGCGCGACCATCCTTGCTATATCCGTTTTTTCCATTGCAATTCCCGTGTGGAAACGTCGAATCCAAAATCGGAGTAAGGCTCAATGA
- a CDS encoding ATP-binding protein, with protein MFSMRFRVALGLVSILMMIMVLGSLLGLMPNQPHHQMWIGRRDVGDALALNARHCVMRDEWDSLGEMLGTAVEQNGDLRSVAVIQYPNLTRIQHTIDWKDRAADDGSQYRIPLQRNVGITGIPEAWGELQLQFRPTRELSVWGMADTSWFKYFLFVGGSVFLIYLFSLDRLLGLVDPTKAIMARVGSPLDSLSEGLMVLDSNGMILRVNSVFAEILECCSEDLVGLPATGLPWVKVDSGQKPDMFPWGKASSQGGVVEGVTLGLIRDFDSQLRTFRLQMSPLIGPHGSNTGVLVSLEDVSELEATRAELTCAKEEAEAANQAKSTFLANVSHEIRTPMNAILGFTDVLRRDIVRDEAKRRHHLDAIYTSGTHLLNLINDILDFSKVEAGKLEVEQTDCSLRAIVDQVVTVLKVRAVSKGISLQCHSLGEIPDLIQSDPMRLRQILTNLVGNAIKFTDEGEVRITVGFEHEIESQVVIDVSDTGVGIPADALEKIFAPFTQADSSVTRKFGGTGLGLSISRHFARALGGEITVASEVSVGSTFSVSLPTGPVEHVLFSTWDDSDSSTASKDLPQEKGLSSMRLLLVEDGEENRELLTLVLQAGGAIVDTAEDGLIGVRKALAEEYDVILMDMQMPNMDGYEASTLLRQQGLTAPIIALTAHAMEGDHQKCLAAGCSDFFVKPIDLDAMVQTLAETWRGTNQSCGLPLSELTLTSGEEAAAEMTQTEQKAPLVSRLPMEKPQFREIVERFIGRLDEQLTSMQAAWDCRDFDELAGLAHWLKGTGGSVGFDEFGDPSARLEIAAKDQLADDIEASILELRELFDRIQFPTEAAKASGVDGMATSPS; from the coding sequence ATGTTTTCGATGCGATTTCGGGTCGCGCTTGGGTTGGTCAGCATTCTGATGATGATCATGGTGCTCGGTAGCCTACTCGGCTTGATGCCGAATCAACCTCATCATCAGATGTGGATTGGCCGACGTGATGTTGGCGATGCGCTGGCTTTGAACGCCCGGCACTGTGTCATGCGAGACGAGTGGGATTCACTCGGAGAAATGCTTGGTACTGCTGTTGAGCAGAATGGCGATCTGCGGTCTGTTGCAGTGATACAATATCCAAATCTTACTCGGATTCAACACACGATCGACTGGAAGGATCGTGCAGCGGATGATGGAAGTCAGTATCGCATCCCTTTGCAGAGAAATGTCGGCATCACGGGAATTCCAGAGGCCTGGGGGGAACTGCAGTTGCAGTTTCGGCCTACTCGTGAACTATCCGTCTGGGGAATGGCAGACACTTCCTGGTTTAAATATTTTTTGTTTGTGGGCGGTAGCGTTTTTCTGATCTATTTGTTCAGTCTCGACCGACTGTTGGGACTTGTCGATCCGACAAAAGCGATCATGGCTCGTGTTGGCTCCCCGCTTGATTCCCTTTCAGAAGGGTTAATGGTGTTGGATAGCAATGGAATGATTCTTCGAGTGAACAGCGTGTTTGCCGAAATCCTGGAGTGTTGTTCGGAAGATTTAGTTGGATTGCCCGCGACGGGATTGCCTTGGGTCAAGGTTGATTCGGGCCAGAAGCCGGACATGTTTCCCTGGGGGAAAGCGTCGAGTCAAGGTGGAGTGGTCGAAGGTGTTACTCTGGGTCTGATCCGAGATTTCGATTCGCAGCTCCGGACATTTCGCCTACAAATGTCGCCGTTGATTGGCCCACATGGGAGTAATACGGGTGTTCTTGTTAGTCTCGAGGATGTGAGTGAACTCGAAGCCACGCGAGCGGAACTCACTTGTGCCAAAGAGGAAGCTGAAGCGGCTAATCAGGCTAAATCGACGTTTCTCGCAAATGTGAGTCACGAGATTCGAACGCCCATGAATGCGATTCTTGGTTTCACGGATGTGCTTCGACGAGATATCGTTCGCGACGAGGCCAAACGAAGACACCATCTCGATGCAATTTACACCAGCGGTACGCACCTGCTGAATCTCATTAATGATATTCTCGATTTTTCGAAAGTCGAGGCAGGTAAACTGGAGGTTGAACAGACCGACTGTTCGCTTCGTGCAATCGTAGATCAAGTTGTGACTGTCTTGAAAGTTCGCGCTGTTAGTAAAGGCATCTCACTCCAATGTCACAGCCTAGGCGAGATTCCCGATTTGATTCAATCGGATCCGATGCGGTTGCGTCAAATACTTACGAACCTTGTCGGGAACGCCATCAAGTTTACGGATGAAGGCGAGGTGCGGATTACTGTCGGATTTGAGCATGAGATTGAATCCCAGGTTGTTATTGATGTTTCTGATACGGGAGTTGGAATCCCTGCTGATGCGTTGGAGAAAATATTTGCTCCGTTTACTCAAGCAGATAGCTCTGTAACTCGGAAATTTGGTGGTACCGGTTTGGGCTTGTCGATCAGTCGGCATTTTGCACGTGCTTTGGGAGGTGAGATAACGGTTGCGAGTGAAGTCAGCGTGGGAAGCACATTCTCCGTCTCGCTTCCGACAGGCCCAGTGGAACATGTTTTATTCTCGACTTGGGATGATTCTGATTCATCAACAGCTTCGAAAGATCTGCCACAAGAGAAGGGGCTTTCCTCGATGCGTTTGCTCTTGGTGGAAGATGGAGAGGAAAATCGCGAGCTGCTGACGCTTGTGCTACAGGCAGGAGGCGCAATCGTTGACACCGCAGAAGATGGATTGATTGGTGTCAGGAAGGCCTTGGCAGAAGAATATGATGTGATCCTGATGGACATGCAAATGCCAAATATGGATGGATACGAAGCGAGCACTTTGCTCAGGCAACAGGGTTTGACCGCGCCCATCATCGCGCTGACAGCGCATGCGATGGAGGGCGACCATCAAAAATGCTTGGCAGCAGGCTGCTCCGATTTCTTCGTGAAACCCATTGATCTTGACGCAATGGTTCAAACTCTCGCTGAAACGTGGCGTGGGACAAACCAGTCGTGTGGTTTGCCCTTATCTGAATTGACTTTAACTTCTGGAGAGGAAGCCGCAGCTGAAATGACGCAAACAGAACAAAAAGCACCGTTGGTATCCCGGTTGCCTATGGAAAAACCTCAGTTTCGGGAAATCGTAGAACGCTTCATTGGTCGGCTTGACGAACAATTGACTTCCATGCAAGCAGCCTGGGACTGTCGCGATTTCGACGAGCTGGCTGGACTGGCTCATTGGTTGAAGGGTACCGGTGGGAGCGTGGGCTTCGATGAATTTGGCGATCCATCGGCGCGGCTCGAAATAGCGGCCAAAGATCAACTGGCGGATGACATCGAAGCATCGATTCTTGAATTGAGGGAGCTTTTCGATCGCATTCAATTTCCCACCGAAGCCGCAAAGGCGTCTGGTGTTGACGGGATGGCCACTTCACCAAGTTAA
- a CDS encoding CotH kinase family protein has protein sequence MTFLYKHNPRQRRVSKSLHFNVERLEPRTLLAADLIAAWSAEDLITAPGDESVITRWPDKSGSVIAIANGSPQLISNRLNGHAAVKLDPLDYFRIAADADPIQGLSEFAIATVFSTDSNSLIGDKNQWYLNSGIVDASSFGFARDWGIAISSDGTVSAGTGTPAKSLFSAEANYNDGIAHVAILSRTSESLSLYIDGIATSRTDVSNEPRDARTIKFGSGGAAFDGTIAEIQFFAGDLLPEAAISLTKTLRAKYVNYPPQVHEDSYRTTEDTVLIISRADGLLTNDADLEQDSFTAILESLPEHGALTLAPDGSFVYQPQPNFFGTDRFEYLATDGRDSAPAQVTIEVVNQRDPIKAVDDEYVAMRDETLVVTASQSPIVNDMNPDQGNLTAELSTLPNSGQIDFRTDGSFQYAPQPGFTGVDRFSYRISDRFGSEHEAIIEIRVQSATVLISEIMATNWQSLQDTDQESSDWIEIFNFGQSPLNLAGWHLTDQQDNLRRWTFPAETVIPPEDFLVVFASGKDRRIPDRELHTNFRLSAAGETLAIVMPDGETITTARPLEFPPQLRDVSFGLPRQSSTLIQPSQYHYLSTATPGSANSSIDVSIGPIITAVTHQPERPSLTEDFIISATIPDRLTEEITAEVHLRMAYGSTISLPLRDDGMNSDLTANDDVYTVNVPADTFHQLWTSDSRSIESLPGKMLRYFITTRDESGRTSRSPYLANPGDSTGHPEYFGTIIQQDNFDTALPTLHWFVPDPTWHKNRNGNSTRWSPASVYFAGQFYDNLKVKVRGISTTNWPKPKFKFEFNPGDPFRHSNDHPAVDEFNLQSHYREKGATSYMGENLAFGFLNEIGVPAPITQHYQVRQNGQFYSLASFVEQIDESFLERHQLDTSGALYKANSPSARSTLALNPTRSDYQKVTQKQKPFDDLIQFTNGLNNRIQDQDRSSYIFDHVNLPEVINNMAGNTILTNHDRLTKNYYIYRDATTEEWWQFPWDMDQAFALRTDPNFSSVFYGDTQHPQAPGQPVYQNHLLDAILDTPSTRQMYLRRLRTLFDEYLAGDYFETKIKEYDILISGDAARDHARWKSGDPTAGIRRLTDHLRYRRKQLSNDSNLPGSNQAFEIRQLLPAESIVRVFVPTSNQDAIGWRAPIFDDSVAAGWRVGKGGVGYDRATDYEPFLGELYRDKEQTQRVNLLDDIDPDGDGHGISSTVYARFPFSIDDYKSGDRIQLQMRYDDAFVAYLNGVEIARANISGEVDWNSISRSGNHEANSEFEVFDITALIQSGIVPVMQGTNVLAVIGINAQRNSPDLLIQPSMIRRREIGRDFDVDFGVIDTSTGEDFESVQFIELVNQEAFAVDLTGWQLTEGIDYKFRPGTVIPAHGSLFVTSNVAAFRDYQRVIQDQIGLSVQGPFLGSVNTSGLSTQLVDDWGQTVDEHKSIDHRNPLHHSLRISEIHYNPSEKNDSTEFIEFSHVGTEFSLDLANVTITDGPSTPYVFAPGTTLGPGESRLVVKNQQAFMQAYPHVSQVWIDGEFSGSLANTGETIRIVDANSLPIIDLKYDDSAPWPTLADGGGFTLQLINPQNDLNDGSNWRPSDHPGGTPGRMAATFGDLDRSGNVNRADINLLCNMIRNGSDEIRFDLSNNGQLDESDLTVLIEDILKTSFGDANLDGRFDSRDLVSVFQAGEYEDSTSNNSTWSEGDWNCDQDFDSADLIKAFQLGQFAAVVKLASIDGNEIAAALATESSTSRNNSNRVPHPILRKFNDHSTPNSLNRPFMTPHNALDFVFEKQFSWNDSYFFSSRSSAPRGQDPAHSDLHFHDDLSLIERALQ, from the coding sequence ATGACCTTTCTTTATAAGCACAACCCTCGACAGCGCCGCGTTTCAAAATCGCTTCATTTCAACGTTGAAAGACTCGAACCGCGCACCTTATTAGCAGCTGACCTGATCGCTGCTTGGAGTGCGGAGGATTTAATCACAGCACCCGGCGACGAATCAGTGATTACCAGATGGCCCGACAAATCCGGGAGCGTGATTGCAATTGCGAATGGCAGTCCGCAACTTATCTCCAATCGACTCAACGGTCATGCTGCGGTAAAGCTCGACCCGTTAGACTATTTCCGAATTGCAGCCGATGCGGATCCAATTCAAGGCCTCTCAGAATTCGCGATCGCGACGGTCTTTTCGACAGATTCAAATTCGCTGATCGGTGACAAGAATCAGTGGTATTTGAATTCCGGCATCGTAGACGCCAGCAGCTTCGGTTTCGCTCGTGACTGGGGTATCGCAATTTCAAGCGATGGTACTGTGTCAGCCGGCACAGGCACTCCAGCCAAAAGCTTGTTTTCAGCTGAAGCCAACTACAACGATGGCATCGCCCATGTGGCGATTCTGAGTCGCACCAGCGAAAGTCTCTCTTTGTACATTGATGGAATTGCCACGAGTCGCACGGACGTCAGCAACGAACCTCGAGACGCCCGCACAATCAAATTCGGGAGTGGTGGGGCCGCGTTTGATGGAACTATCGCAGAGATACAATTTTTTGCTGGTGACTTACTTCCCGAAGCAGCCATTTCGCTCACAAAGACGCTTCGCGCCAAATATGTCAATTATCCTCCCCAGGTTCATGAGGATTCCTACAGGACGACCGAAGACACAGTACTTATCATCTCAAGAGCGGATGGTCTACTGACGAACGACGCGGATTTGGAGCAAGATTCATTCACGGCGATCCTTGAAAGCTTACCAGAGCACGGTGCATTGACACTTGCCCCCGATGGATCCTTTGTCTATCAACCGCAACCGAATTTCTTCGGCACGGATCGATTCGAGTATTTAGCCACAGACGGGCGCGACTCCGCCCCTGCTCAAGTCACCATCGAGGTAGTCAATCAACGAGATCCGATCAAAGCCGTAGACGACGAATACGTCGCGATGCGGGACGAAACACTGGTAGTCACCGCTTCTCAGTCGCCGATCGTCAATGACATGAATCCAGACCAAGGCAATCTCACCGCGGAGCTTTCAACGCTGCCGAATTCAGGCCAGATTGATTTCCGGACGGATGGATCGTTCCAATATGCTCCGCAGCCTGGCTTTACCGGCGTCGATCGATTTTCTTATCGCATCTCTGATCGTTTCGGAAGCGAACACGAAGCCATAATAGAAATTCGAGTTCAGTCCGCAACTGTTTTGATCAGCGAAATCATGGCGACGAATTGGCAGTCACTGCAGGACACCGACCAAGAAAGCTCTGACTGGATTGAAATTTTCAACTTCGGCCAGTCGCCTTTGAATCTCGCCGGATGGCACCTTACCGACCAGCAAGACAATTTACGACGCTGGACCTTTCCAGCAGAGACGGTCATCCCCCCCGAAGATTTCCTGGTTGTATTCGCATCCGGCAAAGACCGAAGAATACCGGACCGCGAACTTCACACGAACTTCCGTTTGAGTGCCGCAGGTGAGACCTTGGCGATCGTCATGCCAGATGGAGAGACGATCACAACGGCTCGCCCGCTTGAGTTCCCTCCTCAGCTGCGAGACGTGTCATTTGGTCTACCGCGACAATCCAGCACCCTGATCCAACCCAGTCAATACCATTACCTTTCGACAGCGACACCTGGCAGTGCCAACAGTTCGATCGATGTTTCAATCGGTCCAATCATCACCGCGGTTACGCATCAACCCGAGCGCCCTTCCTTGACGGAGGATTTCATTATTTCCGCGACCATTCCCGATCGCCTGACGGAGGAAATCACGGCCGAGGTCCATCTCCGCATGGCGTACGGATCGACGATTTCGCTGCCACTGCGAGACGATGGAATGAACTCCGACCTCACGGCGAATGATGATGTCTACACCGTCAACGTGCCCGCCGATACCTTCCATCAACTCTGGACATCAGACAGCCGATCGATTGAGTCGTTGCCGGGAAAGATGCTGCGTTACTTTATCACAACACGTGATGAATCAGGGCGCACATCACGATCGCCTTATTTAGCGAATCCAGGCGATTCGACAGGGCACCCCGAATACTTCGGTACGATCATCCAACAGGACAATTTCGACACAGCGTTACCCACGTTGCATTGGTTCGTTCCGGATCCAACTTGGCATAAAAATCGAAATGGGAACAGCACACGTTGGTCACCCGCGTCCGTGTATTTCGCTGGACAATTCTACGACAACCTCAAGGTAAAAGTCCGAGGCATTTCAACGACGAATTGGCCAAAACCAAAATTCAAATTCGAGTTTAACCCTGGGGATCCGTTTCGACATTCCAATGACCACCCTGCGGTTGATGAATTCAATCTCCAATCGCATTATCGCGAGAAGGGCGCAACCTCTTATATGGGAGAAAATCTGGCGTTCGGATTTCTCAACGAAATTGGCGTCCCTGCGCCGATCACACAACATTACCAGGTCCGTCAAAACGGGCAATTCTACTCGCTCGCCTCCTTCGTTGAGCAAATTGACGAATCGTTTCTTGAGCGACATCAGCTCGATACCAGCGGCGCATTGTACAAAGCGAATTCGCCGTCAGCCCGATCCACCCTAGCCCTCAATCCAACTCGCAGTGACTATCAAAAAGTCACGCAAAAGCAAAAACCCTTTGACGACTTGATCCAATTCACTAACGGTCTCAACAATCGCATCCAGGACCAGGACAGATCAAGCTACATTTTTGATCATGTCAATCTGCCCGAAGTCATCAATAACATGGCTGGCAACACAATCCTCACGAATCACGACCGCTTAACCAAAAACTATTACATCTATCGTGATGCGACAACGGAAGAATGGTGGCAATTCCCTTGGGACATGGACCAAGCATTTGCCTTGCGAACAGACCCAAACTTCTCCAGCGTTTTCTATGGTGATACACAACATCCTCAAGCTCCCGGTCAACCCGTCTATCAGAATCACTTACTGGACGCGATTCTCGATACGCCAAGCACCCGTCAAATGTACCTACGACGTTTGCGAACGCTGTTCGACGAGTATCTTGCTGGCGACTACTTTGAGACCAAAATCAAAGAATACGATATTCTCATAAGCGGCGATGCTGCCCGGGACCATGCGCGTTGGAAGAGTGGTGACCCAACTGCCGGTATCCGACGTCTGACAGACCATTTACGCTACCGGCGCAAACAACTCTCCAACGATTCAAATCTACCCGGATCAAATCAAGCCTTTGAAATCCGACAATTATTGCCTGCGGAATCCATCGTGCGAGTCTTCGTGCCAACCTCTAACCAGGATGCGATCGGATGGCGTGCCCCCATATTCGACGATTCGGTAGCGGCTGGATGGCGAGTTGGTAAGGGAGGCGTCGGCTACGATCGTGCCACCGACTACGAACCGTTTTTGGGGGAACTCTATCGGGACAAAGAGCAGACTCAGCGAGTCAATCTTTTGGACGACATCGACCCCGATGGTGATGGCCACGGCATTTCATCGACTGTCTACGCACGATTCCCATTTTCTATCGACGATTACAAATCAGGTGATCGCATCCAACTCCAAATGCGCTACGATGACGCATTTGTTGCGTATCTCAACGGCGTTGAGATTGCCCGCGCAAACATTTCCGGCGAAGTTGACTGGAACTCCATATCGCGTTCTGGAAACCATGAGGCAAACAGTGAGTTCGAGGTATTCGACATCACAGCACTCATCCAATCAGGCATTGTCCCGGTGATGCAGGGCACCAATGTGCTAGCCGTCATCGGAATCAACGCCCAACGCAATAGTCCGGATCTGCTCATCCAACCGTCGATGATCCGCCGGCGAGAAATCGGACGAGACTTTGATGTCGATTTCGGAGTCATTGACACTTCAACAGGCGAGGATTTCGAATCCGTTCAATTCATTGAATTGGTAAATCAGGAAGCGTTTGCAGTCGATCTGACCGGCTGGCAGTTAACGGAGGGAATCGACTATAAATTCCGTCCAGGAACAGTGATTCCGGCTCATGGATCGTTGTTTGTCACGTCGAACGTCGCCGCATTTCGTGACTACCAGCGTGTCATCCAAGATCAAATCGGCCTCTCCGTGCAAGGCCCCTTCCTGGGATCGGTGAACACGAGTGGTTTGTCCACACAGTTAGTCGACGACTGGGGACAAACGGTCGACGAGCATAAGTCAATCGATCATCGCAATCCGCTGCACCATTCGCTACGAATCTCAGAAATCCACTATAACCCGTCTGAAAAAAATGATTCGACCGAATTCATCGAATTCAGTCATGTGGGTACTGAGTTTAGCTTGGACTTAGCTAACGTTACCATTACGGACGGTCCAAGCACCCCTTACGTTTTCGCACCAGGCACCACGCTCGGACCGGGCGAATCGCGGTTAGTCGTAAAAAACCAACAGGCATTCATGCAAGCCTATCCGCATGTAAGTCAAGTTTGGATCGACGGTGAATTCAGCGGGTCCTTAGCGAACACTGGAGAGACCATCCGCATCGTCGACGCAAACAGCCTGCCAATCATCGACTTAAAATACGACGACAGTGCGCCGTGGCCGACCCTGGCGGACGGTGGGGGGTTCACACTGCAGCTTATCAATCCGCAAAACGACCTGAATGATGGCTCCAACTGGCGTCCCAGCGATCATCCGGGCGGTACGCCGGGTCGGATGGCAGCAACTTTCGGTGACCTGGATCGATCAGGGAACGTGAACCGGGCCGACATCAACTTACTCTGCAACATGATTCGAAATGGTTCTGATGAAATCCGATTCGATTTATCCAACAATGGCCAGCTCGACGAATCCGACCTCACGGTCTTGATTGAAGACATTCTGAAAACTTCATTTGGAGACGCCAATCTGGATGGACGTTTTGATTCGCGTGATTTGGTGTCGGTTTTTCAGGCCGGTGAGTATGAGGACTCAACGAGCAACAATTCGACCTGGTCCGAGGGCGACTGGAATTGCGACCAAGATTTCGACTCCGCCGACCTCATCAAGGCATTTCAGTTGGGACAATTCGCAGCCGTAGTCAAGCTCGCGTCGATCGATGGAAACGAAATCGCAGCAGCATTGGCGACAGAATCGAGCACAAGCCGTAACAACTCAAATCGCGTCCCCCATCCGATACTGAGAAAGTTTAACGATCACAGCACCCCGAACAGCTTGAATCGCCCATTCATGACTCCCCACAACGCACTCGATTTTGTCTTCGAAAAACAGTTTAGCTGGAACGACTCCTATTTTTTCAGCTCCCGTTCATCCGCACCACGTGGCCAGGATCCGGCCCACTCAGACCTTCATTTTCACGATGATTTATCGCTGATAGAACGAGCCCTACAATGA